Sequence from the Eriocheir sinensis breed Jianghai 21 chromosome 22, ASM2467909v1, whole genome shotgun sequence genome:
GATAGCTGTTAACACATACTCcccggtctttctctgcctctgtagtggatagtggagtgtttcccatgtggtattggtatgctggctTTCCCCTCCTAATTtgcatggctttacatttttcttcattgaattgcagcagccactttttgttccattcctgtagcttggtgatgtcttcttgtaggaaatccgcaatcAAGGGGGTAAAGAAGAGCAAGTGGAgctcgggggggggagggggggggagcatgaataaaaaacaagaatGGGGCCTCTATCAAAATACTTGCctacgccataacgggctggggcagcAGGACCCATCATGAAAACCCACCAGCGCCATGGGCCAGacgtaaaaatagataaataaataaataaatgaaaataaataaataatgataaaatgataatCAATGATACATAATAgagtaaataatgataaataaatactaagtaatgatgataatgataggaaTTGATGTTGTTTATAATTGTTTCGTTTCCAGTCTCTTCACATGTGCGTCCCTTTCACGGCCCTTCCTGTTCCTTACCTTCTAATCCCGTtccctcttatttccttcattcctctccactccacctttccttcccttccctccccatcgaAAATTTTGATTGGTCCTAATTGGTTAAATACAAACATATCTTTTACAAATATGTCATCTGGTgcagagaaagacgaggaatcCCTTTTCCTCAGAATTACGATACAACAAAAACTAACGTAAAATAACAACTTTTTTGACCATCGCAAATTTTGCCTGGTCCTAATTAATGGAATACAGGCATATTCCCCTAACCTTACTTCTACTGATTCTGTTGTGAACGTTTCCCCTTCCCCCAAACATCAActaagtctcctcctccttcaatttatttttaatgttcctctcccctcctccccttcaccccctcaccccccccttaaCCATGGGTATAAAAGCCCTCCACTAGTCGATCATTGCATCAGTCATTTCGATTGCTTCTGCctctacaggtgagagagagagagagagagagagagagagagagagagagagagagagagagagagagagagagagagagagagagagagagagagagagagagagagagagagagagagagagagagagagagagagagaatttcttgtttctcttctctacGTCCTTCATATAAACAGCAACTTATCTATCACCAGTGTCTAGATAGAAGAGTCAGACCCTTAAAAGATCTGctcgttttcttgtttcttgttgcAGAGTTGCCTTGACACACCATGTTCCTTGACACACCATGTTCCTTGACACACCATGTTTCTTGACACACCATGTTCTTGACACACCATGTTCCTTGACACACCATGTTCCTTGACACACCATGTTCCTTGACACACCATGTTCCTTGACACACCATGTTTCTTGACACACCATGTTCCTTGACACACCATGTTCCTTGACACACCATGTTTCTTGACACACCATGTTCCTTGAGACACCATGTTTCTTGACACACCATGTTCTTGACACACCATGTTCCTTGACACACCATGTTCCTTGACACACCATGTTTCTTGTTGCAGGGTTGCCTTGACACACCATGTTCCTTGACACACCATGTTTCTTGTTGCAGGGTTGCCTTGACACACCATGTTCCTTGACACACCATGTTTCTTGTTGCAGGGTTGCCTTGACACACCATGTTCTTGACACACCATGTTCCTTGACACACCATGTTTCTTGTTGCAGGGTTGCCTTGACACACCATGTTTCTTGTTGCAGGGTTGCCTTGACACACCATGGATCACCGCCAAAACTCTTCCCTGCCATACAACATGAAGGTGCTGGTCTACCCTTCcctggtgatggcggtgctgctggtgctggcggCGGGAGATAAGCAAGAGGACCATATCTCGGCCTTATTTTGGGGCCACACGTCTCGAAAGAGTAAGTGAAGTAAGAtacgggatgggaaggaaaggatgggaagggaaagaaaggaggggaagacagcggaaggaaaaggaaggcaaggcaagggaagggaagggaaagggatgcaTGATAAAGGATCACTATTACCAACTCCATCACaactgcttctctccctctcctgtcaCAGTTCTTGAGACGTGTGCCAGTCAAGCCGACCTATGCTCAGCTAATGCAGACAAATGCTACGAATGCTTCATCGCTACCAAGCTCATAGTGGCGACGAAAGAAGACGCCGCTCTGGCCAAGGAGAAAATAATCGAGTGTGGGAACTTTCTGTCCGTCGGTGTtgacttttcctccctctcgctcAGTAAGTGGATTAGtatttttatcttttgctttAGCTTGGCGCCAGTCTTAACTCCTAACGGGGGTTGCAAAGTTGAATGATCTTGAGAGAACGCCACGAAGGATCTAAGAGCAAAGAAGGGTGGGAAACgggattagaacctttgctggagaAGGAAGGATTACACTGACATTGACCTGAAAAGAggaaaacgttgggaaaggccgcTGTTCTGCCAGATTTTATTATCATGATTATGACGACAGGAACAACAAACTCACGTCCGTATCTAGTACAAGAAGCGGTATTTTAGAGCAAGAGATAGAGTAAGAATATCAGATTTAGTCCGTTTTCTTCGTCATGTGCTGTGAAAACAATTAAACTTCGGCTCTTTAACAGAATGCTTCCAGAAATTAAAGGTGCACGACTTTGGCGTCGACCTCTGGGCGCTGCTTTTCAACTACAAAGTGCCGGAGAGCCAGATCGGCCCCATGTATGAGTGCGTGTTAGCTAAGAGGGTGAGTATGTGATgcaccgactactactactactactactactactactgctactaccaaatATCTTATAAACTGTAAGATGCACCATTCCAAGATTTCCTATTGTTATCGATCGACGGTGGTGCCGCCAAACGGTTGTGTGGGAGagtttccccttcctcccgtcGTGAACACGGTAACTCCCCCTTCTGAAAAATGCGGGAGTTACCGTGTACCGATAACTCGCACCTTCAGAAGGCGGGAGCGTGTTCaccaagggaggaaaaggaaagtcttCCACACAGCAGCCGTTTGTCGGCGCCACCATCGACCGATTACATTTTCTCCATAGGAGCTGCCGCGAGTGGTGCATCTTACGATTTATAAGAActttgctgttactactactactactactactactactacttttattactattactactactactaccgtactactactgctactaccaccaaagAGTGTAGAGGGTAAAGAGGGGTTATTAGCGCCAAGCCAATCCCTTGTAACCGGGGCGATGGTGGCGCTCCATGCAAGCAAGCGACGTGCGCGTAATATTACTCGGCGGAAAGTATATAACATCAAAAGAACTCGGTTTTGTGCTGCCATAAATGACATTAATTCTCGCAAGAAAAGGCCTAAGCTATAATTCTTTCGATTTACAAAGAACAAGGAAAGGtcatatgtattttcaatcactTTTTATGAATATTATTGAATTTACACTTGTCAAACACCTAAGTCAGTAAtctcaccacaccaccatcaccagtcatgctagccaccaccatcaccagtcagcCACCTGGGCCTGTATGTGATTACATGAACTTATTAAGAATGTTATCTCTTCGTATTGCTTCATCTATAATAGAATAACACATTCTTAGGGTATCTAAACAAGTACAGCCTCTCCGACTTGCTATACCTGTGTCACAGGCTACAAGGGCTTATAAATGAACATTATATCTCTTCGTTTTGCTTTATCAAAACTTTAGTACATTTCTAGGCTATCGGTGTAGCCTCTGCGATTTGCTATAAGAGGCTGCACTTGTGTTACAACCTGCAAGGGGATAAAACGAACAATATGGTGCTAATAGTTTTAGATAGGATCCAAACCACCGTCGCGGGCCATGTGTCAAATGGAGGGCGACCAGCGACACCCAAGTGCAGCTGTCAATGACGAGCGACACTCGTGTGCATTGTCTACTCATTTATTTCCTTCAGATTTTAGCTTTCCCAGTC
This genomic interval carries:
- the LOC127002113 gene encoding uncharacterized protein LOC127002113, yielding MDHRQNSSLPYNMKVLVYPSLVMAVLLVLAAGDKQEDHISALFWGHTSRKILETCASQADLCSANADKCYECFIATKLIVATKEDAALAKEKIIECGNFLSVGVDFSSLSLKCFQKLKVHDFGVDLWALLFNYKVPESQIGPMYECVLAKRINKLKNCLTSTNSNN